The following proteins are co-located in the Rippkaea orientalis PCC 8801 genome:
- a CDS encoding DNA polymerase III subunit gamma/tau translates to MSSYEPLHHKYRPQTFADLVGQEAIATTLTNAIAAKRIAPAYLFTGPRGTGKTSSARILAKSLNCLAFSDPTATPCGKCEVCRAITRGSALDVIEIDAASNTGVDNIREIIERAQFAPVQCRYKVYVIDECHMLSVAAFNALLKTLEEPPDRVIFVLATTDPQRVLPTIISRCQRFDYRRIPLAAMVSHLGKIAQQETIDIAQDALILVAQIANGGLRDAESLLDQLSLLSGTITTDKVWELVGAVPEQDLLLLLQAIASNNAELVIDRCRHLMNRGREPLVVLQNLAGFYLNLLIAKTAPNRPDMVAVTAPTWQALCNEAHQWNLETILQGQQRLKDSEFQLKNTTQPRLWLEVTLLSLLPSAFMKSEVTSQKSEVIPTPTPPLTPSPPPSPSPHPSPPPLTPSPPLSQNPVINDVNGIWPAILAKLQPFSQGLVNSHCYFLNLEESAAYIGVRSQGLLKLVQGKIPDLEAAFAAVCQRPIKVHLKVASPSSNAVSTSPQPVNPSPSPVPISNSETEKPVIAQPVINSDKETISNTPKTEIKAFSHKQNNLPESEINLKDISENLDDEDLKKVAENFAKIFEGEIVDLAPSFNSKIPSLSVGSEEQKIKHKTQPNSQLSDSIKLDINNSIRVKGRPEIIEDEDDLDF, encoded by the coding sequence ATGTCTTCCTATGAACCCCTCCATCATAAATATCGTCCCCAGACATTCGCGGACTTAGTGGGACAAGAAGCGATCGCCACTACCCTAACCAATGCGATCGCCGCTAAGCGTATCGCCCCGGCCTACCTCTTTACAGGGCCTAGGGGAACGGGGAAGACCTCCAGTGCCCGTATTTTAGCCAAGTCTCTCAACTGTCTAGCATTTTCTGACCCGACGGCTACTCCTTGTGGGAAGTGTGAGGTCTGTCGGGCGATCACTAGGGGGTCAGCATTGGATGTCATTGAAATTGACGCAGCCAGCAATACAGGGGTTGATAATATTCGAGAAATCATCGAAAGGGCGCAATTTGCCCCGGTACAATGTCGTTATAAGGTATATGTCATCGATGAATGCCATATGCTCAGTGTAGCAGCCTTTAACGCCCTCCTGAAAACCCTCGAAGAACCGCCCGATCGCGTTATTTTTGTCTTAGCGACGACCGATCCCCAACGGGTGTTACCGACCATTATCTCGCGCTGTCAACGCTTTGACTATCGACGCATTCCCCTAGCGGCAATGGTCAGCCATTTAGGGAAAATTGCTCAGCAAGAAACCATCGATATTGCCCAAGATGCCTTAATTTTAGTCGCTCAAATCGCTAATGGGGGGTTGCGCGATGCGGAAAGTCTGTTAGATCAGTTGAGTCTCTTGTCAGGGACTATTACCACAGATAAGGTTTGGGAGTTGGTGGGTGCAGTTCCTGAACAAGATTTATTGCTATTATTGCAAGCGATCGCTTCTAATAATGCTGAATTAGTCATTGATCGGTGTCGTCATCTTATGAACCGAGGCCGGGAACCTTTGGTGGTTTTGCAGAATTTAGCCGGATTTTACCTCAATTTGTTGATTGCGAAAACTGCCCCCAATCGTCCTGACATGGTAGCAGTGACCGCTCCCACTTGGCAAGCGTTATGTAATGAAGCACACCAATGGAACCTCGAAACCATTCTCCAAGGACAACAACGCCTTAAAGATAGTGAATTTCAACTCAAAAATACGACTCAACCCCGTTTATGGCTAGAAGTCACCCTGTTAAGTTTATTACCTTCTGCTTTTATGAAGTCAGAAGTCACAAGTCAGAAATCAGAAGTTATCCCAACCCCCACTCCCCCCCTCACCCCCTCCCCCCCTCCCTCTCCCTCTCCCCACCCTTCCCCTCCTCCCCTGACCCCCTCACCCCCTCTCTCTCAAAATCCTGTAATTAATGATGTCAATGGGATATGGCCGGCAATTTTAGCTAAATTACAGCCATTCTCTCAAGGTTTAGTCAATTCTCACTGCTATTTCCTCAACTTAGAGGAGTCAGCAGCCTACATTGGGGTTCGCAGTCAAGGGTTACTTAAATTAGTTCAAGGCAAAATTCCTGATCTTGAGGCTGCTTTTGCCGCAGTTTGTCAACGTCCAATTAAGGTTCATCTTAAAGTCGCTTCTCCTTCATCTAACGCTGTTTCTACCAGTCCCCAACCCGTTAACCCTTCTCCTTCCCCTGTTCCTATTTCTAATAGCGAAACTGAAAAACCTGTTATTGCTCAACCTGTTATCAATTCTGACAAAGAGACTATCTCTAATACTCCTAAAACTGAGATTAAAGCGTTTTCTCATAAGCAAAATAATTTACCCGAAAGTGAGATTAATCTAAAGGATATTAGTGAAAATCTTGATGATGAAGATCTTAAAAAAGTAGCAGAAAATTTTGCCAAAATTTTTGAAGGAGAAATCGTTGATTTAGCCCCCTCATTTAACTCTAAAATACCTTCATTATCAGTAGGATCTGAAGAACAGAAAATTAAACACAAAACACAACCAAATTCACAATTAAGTGATTCAATTAAATTGGATATTAATAATAGCATTCGGGTCAAAGGACGACCAGAAATCATAGAAGATGAGGATGATCTTGATTTTTAA
- a CDS encoding salt stress protein, Slr1339 family yields the protein MNNSSSQDSSLDELLHKVKSDYENKMSNFSPSQISNSQSQGETTEDILKQIKSNVSQPKKGEHPSPQSSDNLLDQIKNQYQTQKQSKSPETEKSLSSQKYQTVFSEIKQQYQSKKPDKETEIQQNQEEIRYAEQRKQQQKKLLTRKAEEWLKNLDIASEEGFWFEQFALSYSSKLEAAIDYIAALDNPS from the coding sequence ATGAATAATTCCTCGTCACAAGATTCTTCTCTTGATGAATTACTCCATAAAGTTAAGTCTGACTATGAAAATAAAATGAGCAACTTTTCACCGTCTCAAATCTCTAATTCTCAAAGTCAAGGAGAGACAACAGAGGATATTTTAAAGCAAATTAAATCAAATGTTTCTCAACCCAAAAAAGGGGAGCATCCTTCTCCTCAATCATCAGATAATTTATTAGACCAAATAAAAAATCAATATCAAACTCAGAAACAATCTAAATCCCCAGAAACTGAAAAGAGTTTATCTTCCCAAAAATATCAAACTGTCTTCAGTGAAATTAAACAACAATATCAAAGTAAAAAACCAGATAAAGAAACTGAAATTCAGCAAAATCAAGAAGAAATTCGCTATGCAGAACAGCGAAAACAACAGCAAAAAAAATTATTAACTCGCAAAGCAGAAGAATGGTTAAAAAATCTTGATATTGCTTCAGAAGAAGGGTTTTGGTTTGAACAATTTGCTCTATCTTATTCCTCTAAACTAGAAGCGGCCATAGACTATATTGCCGCTTTAGACAACCCCTCTTGA
- a CDS encoding TerD family protein, protein MGISLSKGERISLEKVSPGLEAALVGLGWNVKRVDTGKDYDIDVSVFMLGADEKLPSDQHFIFYNNLKSPDSDHCVEHMGDNLTGAGEGDDEVILVNLTKIPANIQKLVFVVTIHQADERGQNFGQIENAFVRLVDVKTKQEILRYDLTEDCSIETAMVMAEIYNKDNQWRMSAVGSGYQGGLQAILNRYQN, encoded by the coding sequence ATGGGTATTTCTCTGAGTAAAGGGGAAAGAATCTCATTAGAAAAAGTTTCCCCTGGACTAGAAGCTGCCTTAGTGGGACTAGGATGGAATGTCAAAAGAGTCGATACAGGCAAAGATTATGATATCGATGTTTCAGTATTTATGTTAGGGGCTGATGAAAAGCTTCCATCCGATCAACACTTCATTTTCTATAATAATTTAAAAAGTCCTGATTCTGACCACTGCGTCGAACACATGGGAGACAATTTAACGGGTGCAGGGGAAGGCGACGATGAAGTCATTCTCGTTAACCTCACAAAAATTCCAGCAAATATCCAAAAATTAGTCTTTGTTGTTACCATCCATCAAGCTGATGAACGAGGTCAAAATTTTGGTCAAATTGAGAATGCTTTTGTCCGTCTAGTGGATGTCAAAACCAAACAAGAAATCCTGCGCTATGATTTAACCGAAGATTGCTCCATTGAAACCGCAATGGTTATGGCAGAAATCTACAATAAAGACAATCAATGGCGTATGAGTGCAGTCGGTTCAGGATATCAAGGAGGGTTACAAGCCATTCTCAATCGCTATCAAAACTAG
- a CDS encoding TerD family protein has translation MAINLQKGQRISLKKEAPSLTKLMCGLGWDVAQKSGGLLGMFQGQANFDLDSSILCLNSNDKLSSKSDVVYYGNLRHKSGAITHLGDNLTGKGEGDDEQILVNLSDIPTTITKLVFVVSIYDCLSRHQDFSQVKNAFVRLVDLANKKEIARYSLSGTDYAGQTGMILAEVYRHEDEWKMAAIGEGIRVNDIQDIANQYF, from the coding sequence ATGGCGATTAATTTACAAAAAGGACAAAGAATTTCCCTGAAAAAAGAAGCCCCAAGTCTGACTAAATTAATGTGTGGTTTAGGGTGGGATGTGGCACAAAAATCAGGGGGATTATTAGGAATGTTTCAAGGCCAAGCAAACTTTGATCTAGACTCTTCTATACTCTGTTTAAATAGCAACGATAAGCTAAGCAGTAAATCCGATGTAGTTTACTACGGTAATTTGCGCCATAAATCAGGTGCAATTACTCATTTAGGAGATAATTTAACTGGAAAAGGAGAAGGAGATGATGAGCAAATTTTAGTCAATTTATCTGACATTCCTACTACTATTACTAAACTGGTTTTTGTGGTAAGTATTTATGACTGTTTAAGTCGCCATCAAGACTTTAGTCAAGTTAAAAATGCCTTTGTGCGCTTAGTTGATCTGGCTAATAAAAAAGAAATTGCCCGCTATAGTCTTTCTGGGACTGACTATGCTGGACAAACGGGGATGATTTTAGCCGAAGTTTATCGCCATGAAGATGAGTGGAAAATGGCTGCTATTGGCGAAGGAATTAGGGTTAATGACATCCAAGACATTGCCAATCAATATTTTTAA
- a CDS encoding TerD family protein has protein sequence MGISLTKGERVSLEKVAPGLEAVLVGLGWDIKKMDTGTDHDLDVSVFMLGANEKLLSDQHFIFYNNLKSPDPDHCVEHMGDNLTGAGEGDDEVILVNLTKIPSDVQKLVFVVTIHQADERGQNFGQIQNAFVRLVDVKTKQEVLRYDLTEDCSIETAMIMAEIYKKDNQWRMSAVGAGYQGGLQAVLNRYQN, from the coding sequence ATGGGTATTTCTCTCACAAAAGGGGAAAGAGTCTCCCTCGAAAAAGTCGCCCCTGGACTAGAAGCCGTCTTAGTTGGACTCGGATGGGATATCAAAAAAATGGACACAGGAACCGATCATGATTTAGATGTTTCGGTGTTTATGTTAGGGGCTAATGAAAAGCTTCTATCCGATCAACACTTCATTTTCTATAATAATTTAAAAAGCCCCGATCCTGACCACTGCGTCGAACACATGGGAGATAATTTAACGGGTGCAGGAGAAGGCGACGATGAAGTCATTCTCGTTAACCTCACAAAAATTCCCTCTGATGTGCAGAAATTAGTTTTTGTTGTTACCATCCATCAAGCTGATGAACGGGGTCAAAACTTTGGTCAAATTCAGAATGCCTTTGTCCGTCTAGTGGATGTCAAAACCAAACAAGAAGTTTTGCGCTACGATTTAACCGAAGATTGCTCCATTGAAACCGCAATGATTATGGCAGAAATCTACAAAAAAGATAATCAATGGCGCATGAGTGCAGTGGGTGCAGGATATCAAGGAGGGTTACAAGCCGTTCTCAATCGCTATCAAAACTAA
- a CDS encoding bifunctional riboflavin kinase/FAD synthetase: MWVTSSTSNLLTPTAIALGNFDGIHLGHKQVLQPILRLTSDNPALYPTVVTFTPHPQEFFTGETRQLLTPVSEKIQRLEPLGIQQLVRLPFDRELAALSPQAFVSDILIKQLQVKQISVGEDFRFGHKRSGTAEDLRKIAANYGVSVHVTALVEDKRGRGGEGERGGTLSSLRISSSLIRQCLADGNIKQANQMLGYCYSLIGKVIQGQQLGRTIGFPTANLEISPDKLLPRFGVYCVQIKRETGEIRQGVMNIGYRPTVEGQTPTVEVHLFDWSEDLYQQTLTVELVEFLRPEQKFSSLDALKDQISQDCQLAKEIFDQSP, translated from the coding sequence GTGTGGGTAACATCATCAACTAGCAACTTATTAACGCCAACTGCGATCGCCCTCGGTAACTTCGATGGCATCCACTTGGGACATAAACAGGTTTTACAGCCCATTTTACGGCTTACATCCGATAATCCGGCCTTGTATCCCACCGTTGTCACTTTTACCCCCCATCCCCAGGAATTTTTTACGGGAGAGACTCGGCAACTGTTAACCCCTGTATCCGAGAAAATACAACGCTTAGAACCCCTAGGCATTCAACAATTAGTCAGATTACCCTTTGATCGAGAATTAGCTGCCTTGAGTCCCCAAGCTTTTGTCTCAGACATTCTTATCAAACAACTCCAAGTCAAACAGATTAGTGTCGGGGAAGATTTTCGCTTTGGCCATAAACGGTCAGGAACTGCCGAAGATTTGCGCAAAATTGCGGCTAATTATGGTGTATCGGTTCATGTTACCGCCTTAGTTGAAGACAAGAGGGGGAGAGGGGGAGAAGGAGAGAGGGGGGGAACTCTTTCATCTTTAAGGATTAGTAGTTCTTTGATTCGTCAATGTTTGGCTGACGGGAACATTAAACAAGCCAATCAAATGCTAGGTTATTGCTATTCCTTGATAGGTAAGGTTATCCAAGGACAACAATTAGGCAGAACCATCGGCTTTCCTACGGCTAACCTAGAGATTTCTCCCGATAAGTTACTCCCTCGTTTTGGCGTTTATTGCGTTCAAATTAAACGAGAAACTGGAGAAATCCGACAAGGAGTCATGAATATTGGTTATCGTCCCACTGTGGAAGGGCAAACACCTACCGTCGAAGTTCATCTGTTTGATTGGTCAGAAGATTTATATCAACAAACTCTAACGGTAGAATTAGTGGAATTTTTGCGCCCTGAACAGAAATTTTCTTCTCTAGATGCTCTAAAAGACCAAATTAGCCAAGATTGTCAGTTAGCTAAGGAAATTTTCGACCAATCCCCTTGA